In Bactrocera oleae isolate idBacOlea1 chromosome 5, idBacOlea1, whole genome shotgun sequence, a genomic segment contains:
- the Der-2 gene encoding derlin-2 codes for MAFQSLVRFYMEIPTVTRIYTTACVLTTLAVHLDLVSPLQLYFNPTLILWKLQVWRLATTFLFFGSVGISFFFNMVFTYRYCRMLEESFFRDRTADFVMMFLFGGGLMIFFGLFVNLLFLGQAFTLMLVYVWSRRNPFVRMSFFGVLNFQAPYLPWVLMCCTMILGNTIWVDVVGMGVGHIYYFLEDVFPFQANGYRILKTPHFLKVLFNEHIENNIPPWVGDRPGGYHWGADEAENVGAQVADAGAGDGNDVNQR; via the exons ATGGCATTCCAATCATTGGTTAGATTCTATATGGAGATACCGACAGTGACTCGCATATATACAACAGCATGTGTACTGACGACTCTAGCAGTG CACTTGGACCTGGTGTCTCCGCTGCAACTATATTTCAATCCCACGCTCATACTTTGGAAACTACAAGTTTGGCGACTTGCCACAACATTCCTATTTTTCGGTTCAGTGGGcataagtttcttttttaatatggtTTTCACATATcg TTATTGCCGGATGCTGGAAGAGAGCTTCTTTCGCGATCGCACAGCGGATTTCGTCATGATGTTTCTCTTCGGTGGTGGATTAATGATATTCTTTGGTCTCTTCGTGAACCTACTGTTTCTCGGTCAAGCCTTCACATTAATGTTGGTTTATGTGTGGTCCCGCCGAAATCCTTTTGTGCGTATGAGTTTCTTTGGCGTACTAAACTTTCAA gCGCCTTACTTGCCATGGGTCCTAATGTGTTGTACAATGATACTAGGAAACACTATTTGGGTTGATGTAGTTGGAATGGGCGTGggtcatatttattatttcctgGAGGATGTGTTTCCATTTCAAGCGAACGGTTACAGAATCCTTAAAACGCCACATTTTCT GAAAGTGCTGTTTAACGAGCATATTGAGAACAACATTCCTCCATGGGTAGGCGACCGACCGGGCGGTTACCATTGGGGTGCCGATGAAGCAGAAAACGTGGGTGCACAGGTAGCGGACGCTGGCGCAGGTGATGGCAACGATGTTAACCAACGATAA
- the LOC106615821 gene encoding protein phosphatase PTC7 homolog: protein MHSLSWTTRVISRALRSGFSTLLETASNATANVNSASKQRPHFVSVVCGFPKDFLTSKYKPGKYGEDSWFKTSTTNADVLGVADGVGGWRNYGIDPGEFSSFLMKTCERLVHCVNFNPQRPVNLLAYSYCELLEQKKPILGSSTACVLVLNRENSTVYTANIGDSGFMVVRQGEIIHKSEEQQHYFNTPFQLSLPPPGHGHNVLSDSPDSADTLSFSVKEGDVILVATDGVFDNVPERLLLDVLKECEGVTDPVKLQMTANSLALMARSLSFDSEFMSPFAINARRNNINATGGKPDDITVVLATVAM, encoded by the exons ATGCATTCATTAAGTTGGACGACCCGTGTCATTTCGCGAGCGTTGCGAAGTGGATTTTCTACGTTGCTGGAGACGGCCAGCAATGCAACAGCAAATGTTAACAGTGCTTCGAAACAACGCCCGCACTTTGTTTCTGTAGTGTGTGGCTTTCCCAAAGACTTCCTCACCTCCAAATATAAGCCTGGCAAGTACGGCGAGGATTCTTGGTTTAAGACGTCGACCACTAATGCAGATGTTCTCG GTGTTGCTGATGGCGTTGGTGGTTGGCGCAACTATGGAATCGATCCCGGTGAATTTAGTTCTTTTCTGATGAAGACTTGTGAACGTCTAGTCCATTGTGTTAATTTTAATCCTCAACGACCTGTTAATCTCTTAGCTTATAGTTATTGTGAATTGCTAGAACAAAAGAAGCCCATTTTAG gcAGCAGCACCGCGTGTGTACTTGTGTTGAACCGTGAGAATAGTACCGTTTATACTGCGAATATCGGTGATAGCGGTTTTATGGTTGTGCGTCAAGGCGAAATCATTCACAAATCCGAAGAGCAGCAACATTATTTTAATACACCATTTCAATTGTCTTTACCGCCACCGGGACATGGTCACAACGTGCTGAGCGATAGTCCCGATTCGGCGGATACGCTTAGTTTTTCGGTAAAGGAAGGCGATGTCATACTTGTGGCTACCGATGGTGTCTTTGACAATGTCCCTGAGCGTTTGCTGCTCGATGTACTCAAAGAG tgtGAAGGCGTAACCGATCCCGTGAAACTGCAGATGACCGCCAACTCATTAGCGTTGATGGCGCGCTCATTATCTTTCGACAGCGAATTTATGTCGCCTTTTGCAATTAATGCCCGTCGAAATAATATTAATGCAAcag gtGGCAAACCTGACGATATAACTGTGGTACTTGCAACTGTAGCAATGtga
- the Taf5 gene encoding transcription initiation factor TFIID subunit 5 — protein sequence MSSNSGNITNGGVAPPQEKRDLLALLKLIKKYNLKQTEELLCREANITNKELEEVNDIEINTLLTSALGEGQDHQNGLAVGGTGSSGNDPEIYEAAYADLRNFVEESLDIYKHELSMVLYPIVVQIYFKLIIGGFSEPARKFVEKYGPDLDHYYRDDLQNLLMITKRSDLENNDFVSAMEQDKFVIRMSRDSHSLFKRHIQDRKQEVIADIVAKYLHFDTYEGTARSKAQCDVSSGSLIGEAKRQDNKIRVYYGLLKEVDYQTLTTPAPALVEEEDDNDPDAPDKPKKKKPKKDPLFSKKSKSDPNAPASDRIPLPEMKDADKMEKVKALRESSKRVPLNKESLPSVCFYTILNSHNTVTCAEISEDSTMMAVGFTDSSIKVWSLTPAKLREMKSAELLKDIDKDAEDINTRMMDDRTGESSRTFYGHSGPVYRCAFAPEKNLLLSCSEDTTIRLWSFHTWTCIVVYKGHLFPVWDVRFSPHGYYFASCSYDKTARLWTTDSNQPLRIFCGHLSDVDCVQFHPNSNYIASGSSDRTVRLWDVLNGQLVRQMCGHKGPIYSLAFSTCGRYLASGSSDHTVLVWDLSHGQLVASLLRHTGSIHTMSFSRDGNILAVGGLDCVLTLWDFSKLTEEYLSQSGGSSHNPDLNDSETYLLRSYPTKSTPFLALHFTRRNLLLAVGMFKST from the coding sequence ATGAGCAGCAATAGTGGCAACATTACGAATGGTGGTGTTGCCCCACCTCAGGAGAAACGTGATTTACTTGCTCTTCTAAAGTTAATAAAGAAATACAATCTCAAGCAAACTGAGGAGCTCCTATGCCGCGAAGCTAATATCACAAACAAGGAGCTTGAGGAGGTGAatgatattgaaataaatacattattaaCATCAGCTCTAGGTGAGGGACAAGATCACCAAAATGGGTTGGCGGTTGGAGGCACCGGTAGTTCGGGCAATGACCCGGAAATATATGAAGCGGCATATGCTGATCTCCGCAACTTTGTTGAAGAGTCCCTAGATATATATAAACACGAGCTATCCATGGTATTGTATCCTATAGTCGTTCAAATATACTTTAAACTGATTATTGGCGGATTCTCGGAGCCAGCTAGAAAATTTGTCGAAAAATATGGACCGGACTTGGATCATTATTATCGGGATGATTTACAAAATCTGCTCATGATTACAAAACGATCTGATTTAGAAAACAATGATTTTGTTTCCGCTATGGAACAAGACAAATTCGTTATTCGCATGTCGCGCGATTCTCACTCCTTGTTTAAACGACATATACAAGATCGTAAACAAGAGGTGATAGCAGATATAGTtgccaaatatttgcattttgacACGTATGAGGGAACTGCCCGGAGTAAAGCTCAATGCGACGTAAGCTCTGGTTCTCTGATAGGTGAGGCAAAGCGGCAGGATAATAAAATTCGCGTTTACTATGGTCTTTTAAAAGAAGTCGATTATCAAACGCTAACTACTCCTGCACCTGCACTGGTGGAGGAGGAAGACGATAATGATCCAGATGCCCCAGATAagccaaaaaagaaaaaacctaAGAAAGATCCGCTGTTTTCAAAAAAGTCAAAATCAGACCCTAATGCACCTGCCAGTGATCGTATACCTCTTCCCGAAATGAAAGACGCTGATAAAATGGAAAAGGTAAAAGCTTTAAGAGAATCTTCTAAACGCGTACCATTGAATAAGGAATCTCTACCGTCAGTATGTTTCTATACAATACTGAATTCACACAATACCGTTACTTGCGCTGAAATTTCGGAAGACTCTACGATGATGGCAGTTGGTTTTACCGATTCCAGCATTAAAGTATGGTCACTTACTCCAGCAAAATTGCGAGAAATGAAAAGTGCTGAATTACTTAAAGATATCGACAAAGATGCCGAGGATATTAACACTCGCATGATGGATGATCGTACAGGAGAATCTTCACGAACGTTCTATGGACACAGTGGTCCCGTCTACCGTTGTGCTTTTGCTCCAGAAAAAAATCTTTTGCTTTCCTGTTCCGAAGATACAACCATACGATTATGGTCGTTTCACACGTGGACATGTATAGTAGTATACAAAGGTCATCTGTTTCCAGTATGGGATGTTCGCTTCTCTCCACATGGTTATTATTTTGCTTCATGTTCATATGATAAAACCGCACGCCTTTGGACGACGGACTCAAATCAACCACTACGTATATTTTGTGGTCATTTGTCTGACGTTGATTGTGTACAATTTCATCCGAATTCTAATTACATTGCCAGCGGGTCGAGCGACCGAACCGTGAGATTATGGGATGTGTTAAACGGACAACTGGTGCGTCAAATGTGCGGACATAAGGGACCCATATATTCCTTGGCATTCTCGACATGCGGTAGATATTTAGCATCTGGCTCCTCGGATCACACAGTACTTGTATGGGATCTATCACATGGGCAACTTGTTGCGTCATTGTTGCGACATACAGGATCTATACATACAATGTCATTCAGCCGAGATGGAAACATTCTTGCTGTCGGCGGGTTAGATTGCGTACTGACCCTGTGGGATTTCTCAAAATTAACTGAGGAGTA